ACGGGGCGAGGGGGCGAGGGGCGGGCCCGCTTACGGGACCGGCTTCGTGATCAGCGTGACCTGCCACCGTCCGGCAGCGTCGGTATTAAGCGTGGGGCGGTCGTACAGGTTGTCCCCGGTCCGGGGCAGTTCGTTTCCGTAGAGAGGAGCAGCGTGGCCGTCAAGGAATACCACGTTGCAAGCACGGTCCTTTTCCGAACCGTTGGTCTTGCCATGGCGGAGGGTGAACTTATTTGGGTTCAGACTATGCGTCCAGAATCCATCGAACACGAGGGGGATACGGACCGATTGCTTCACCTTAAACATGTTGTCGCTCACCGCCTTCAAAGCGTTGGTTCGGTGGTAGAGGACGAACGGAAACCATTCGGTGTAGGGGCGCGGCGCCCACCATGCAGTACCACCCCAGTCCATGCCGTTGACCGCGTAATTGACCGCGATCTTCTGGCCAGGTTCCGAGCCGACAGGCGGCGTGATGCCGTCGAACAGGGCGAAACCAAGGTCTTGCGTGCGTGACGTGGGAGTGAAGCTGAACGGAACCGACGAGCCGTCGATGGAGCCAGTTGGGCAGATGAAGGCGCTGTTCGGCGTGCCGTCGAGTGGGGCCGTAATCAACTTCTGGCTGACAAGGATCGCCGGCCAAGTGGTGTTATACGCCGAGCCACCGCCACCCTGGTACTGGGATGGCATGAGCTTGCCCTTGTTGCTCGTCATGTACATCTGCAGCCCAATCCCAATCTGCCGGAGATTCGACAGACACTTGACGGATTGCGCTGAACGTCGCGCTGCGTTCAGGGACGGCAGCAAAATGCTAATTAGTAGCGCGATGATGCCGATGACGACCAGCAGTTCGACCAAGGTGAACGCGGATCGGCGGGATGACCCGGTGGGGCGGGCACGGTTGGAGATGAAGGTGACCATCGATACTCCCTTTGGGGCGACCGTTTGAAGTGTGATCGCAGCTAACGTCGCCGCGTTCATGGTGGAAACATACAGCGAGAAAAACCGTCAGCCACTCCATTTCGGGTCTATCGTGCTTCGATTTGCGTTCGTCGTCGGCAGTGATATGGTACGGATATGGACGATGCCTCAATGGTCCTCAATGCCAAGGCACAAATGGGTGCCACTCCCACTACTACGCGGCCGCGGCCACCGCGGATCGGGGTAATTGTTGATCCCGTTTACGCCCACGGGCGCGGCATCCTGCGCGGCATCGTGGCGTACGGACTGGGGTGCGGGTGGCAGTTTCAAAAGCCCACGGGCTGGTTCTTCGAGGCGCTGCCCGACATGCTCGGTTGGCAGGTGGACGGGCTGATTGCCTCCATTCACGATGAAGGCATGGCCGCGTTCGTGCAGCAGATGGGCGTGCCGACCGTCAACATCTCCAGTTCCTACGCCTACGGTGACTGGCCGTCGGCCGTCTGCGACAACCAGACGATCGGGCGGTTGGCGGCAATGCACTACGTCGACCGCGGCATCCGCAGCCTGGCGTACGTGGGACTGCGCACCTCGCGCTGGTCGCTGGAGCGGCTCGAGGGGTTCTCGACCGTGGCCGCCGAGCATGGAATCGAAGTTCTGAACTGTCCGCACGACGTCTACAACTTGGCCGAGCGAGGGGAAACCCTGGAGACCAATCCAATCCAGCGCTGGCTCGCGGGGCTGCCGAAGTCCACGGGCTTGCTGGCGGGCAACGACTCGATCGGTGAGATCGTGATGCACGACGCCCGCGCCGCCGGTCGGCACGTACCGGAAGACCTGGCGGTGCTGGGGGTCGACAACGACGACATGACCGTGCTGATGACCACGCCCGCGCTCTCCAGCGTCGATTCCAACGCGACGTCCGTCGGCCGCGAGGCGGCGCGATTGCTGGAGCGCATCATGGCCGGTGAGCCCGCGCCGACCGAGCCGGTGCGCGTGCCACCGCTGGGCGTGGTGGCGCGGGCGTCGTCGGATGTGCTGGCATTGCCGGATGTCGACGTGTCGTCCGCCGTCCGGTTCATACGTGAACACGCGGCGTCGGACATCACGGTCGACGACGTGCTGGCCGAGGTGCCACTGTCGCGCCGGCCGTTGGAAAAGCGATTCCGCAAGGTGCTGGGTCGATCGATTTTGACCGAGATCCATCGCGTGCGCGTCGAGCGCGCGGCGCAATTGCTGGTGTCCACCGACCTACCCATGCCGGCCGTCGCCAAGGCCAGCGGCTTCGCGACCTATACCCGCCTCGGCATCGTCTTCCGCAAGATTAACGGCTGTTCACCCACCGAGTACCGCCAGCGCTTCCGCCCCAGCCGTCTTCAAGATTTGCCCGCAGGCTTGTAGCGAGGACCTTGATTACCGCGGTCACGCAGCGATCATGCGCGGAGCCGTGCGTGCGATCGCGGCACGCACCTGCATGAGGATCACGTCGTACCGCGCGAAGTCGATGGCATGCCCGGCCTTGAATACCTGGAAGCGGGCCTGGACGTTCAGGCCGGACGCGATCTCGTGCTGCGCCAATAACCAGAACAGCGCGTCGATTTCGTGCCCGTAGTACGCCCGCGCCTTGTCGCTGGGGGCCGCTTCACGCTTCCGATGGAGGTAGGCCAGACGGCTAGCGAGGGATCTGAAGTGGTCAGCGGCGGTGCCGACGGAGCGTCCCTGCTCAAGGGCGGCCAGCTTCCAAATCGTGTCAAGGTTCGCTTTCGAGTCCATGGCCGTCCTCCTCGTCGTCGCGCGGCGTCAGTTGCTCAGATTGACCACCACTCAACGTCTGGTTCCGAGGCCCCCGGGGCGCTCATGCGGTGGTATGGAGTACCCATCGGCGATCTGCGCGACCCGCGTTAGCAACCGATGGGTGAACAAATTCAATTTACTCGTCCCGCGACCGCGCTAGTGCACGGCCGAGGGCCAGAAGGGCCAGCAGGATGCAGCTGACCACGATCATCACGGGCGCCAAGCCAATCCGGTTGAGCAACAATGGCATGACGAGGAACGTCACGATGCCGCCGCCGATGAACGGTGCCGACAGCGGGGCGGCGATGGCGTAGTCGGCGGCGGCGCGGGTGCGCAGGTCTGGATCGACGATTCGCAACAGCATCAGCCCCTGCGGTGTGTTGGCGGTGCTGAAGCCGTAGTTCAGCAGCCCCAACTCGAACCAGTACGCACGCGGCAACAGCGCCCGGGCCAGCACGAGCAGGCAGAACGCCGACCAGGCCGCGGCCAGCACGAGCATTAACACGAGCGGCCAACCGAACTGGCTGATCGACTCCATCCGCATCGTCGCCAGTCCCGCGATGATCAGGAATTCCATCGCCACGCCAACCAACCGCTGGATTGCCACCGCGTCCACATACCGTGCCGTGCCCGTCAACTCGGCGAACCGGCGGACGATCCACCCGCCCAGTAGCGTGAACAGGAACAGCGGTACGTTGTCGGCATAGTCGATCGGCTGATTGCGTATGATCGGATCGTCGGCGTTTACCACGAGCCCCACGATCGCCAGGAACGCCAGCTTCAGCCCCAGCCCGACCGCCACCGCAGCCGCCAGCGCGATCACCGCCACCACGAGCGGTTCCGCGACGGCGGGGGGAATCGGCGTGGCCGTCGGCGCGGCATCCGGATCCATTTGTGGAACCGCTAATTCACTGCCTGAATCATGGGTCTTTTGATCCTTTTGTTGCCCCACCCATCCACGGCGGATAGCGAGGTTGACGAATGCCAGCCCGCTGATGACGCCGTAGATCAGTCCCACCGTTGCAGCGAAGAACGCGAGATCTCGGCCCTGGGGAAAGCCCTCGGCCGAGTAGATCGCGCCCATCCCGGCGGCCGACCCGTGCCCACCGGCCCAGCTGATCTCGAGCAGCTGGCCGAACGTGGGTGGGATGTCTGGATTGACGGGACGTACCGCCAGCGCGTAAACGCCCAGCCCGATGAGCAGTTGCCCCAGGATGATCACCCACGCCAACACGCCCGACCGCAGCCCTCGCCGTGCCGCCGACGCCAGCGAACCAGCGTTGCGCGGCCGTTCGATCAACAGGCCGGCGAAGACGACCGCGATCAACGTCGCGGGCCACGACTGCCATTCAGCCAGCACCGATTGTCCCCATGCCGCCACGCCGGGTGCCTGAGCCGCGAATGCAGTGTTTACGAAGACTTGGGCCAGCGCGAACCCCAGTATCCCGGCCACGACCGCCGCGGGGATGTACAGCCACTTGAGCAGTCGCAGCCGCATGCGGAGCAGCAGCCCGATCGCGAGCAGGCCGGCCGCCA
The Tepidisphaeraceae bacterium DNA segment above includes these coding regions:
- a CDS encoding prepilin-type N-terminal cleavage/methylation domain-containing protein, whose product is MVTFISNRARPTGSSRRSAFTLVELLVVIGIIALLISILLPSLNAARRSAQSVKCLSNLRQIGIGLQMYMTSNKGKLMPSQYQGGGGSAYNTTWPAILVSQKLITAPLDGTPNSAFICPTGSIDGSSVPFSFTPTSRTQDLGFALFDGITPPVGSEPGQKIAVNYAVNGMDWGGTAWWAPRPYTEWFPFVLYHRTNALKAVSDNMFKVKQSVRIPLVFDGFWTHSLNPNKFTLRHGKTNGSEKDRACNVVFLDGHAAPLYGNELPRTGDNLYDRPTLNTDAAGRWQVTLITKPVP
- a CDS encoding DNA-binding transcriptional regulator, producing the protein MDDASMVLNAKAQMGATPTTTRPRPPRIGVIVDPVYAHGRGILRGIVAYGLGCGWQFQKPTGWFFEALPDMLGWQVDGLIASIHDEGMAAFVQQMGVPTVNISSSYAYGDWPSAVCDNQTIGRLAAMHYVDRGIRSLAYVGLRTSRWSLERLEGFSTVAAEHGIEVLNCPHDVYNLAERGETLETNPIQRWLAGLPKSTGLLAGNDSIGEIVMHDARAAGRHVPEDLAVLGVDNDDMTVLMTTPALSSVDSNATSVGREAARLLERIMAGEPAPTEPVRVPPLGVVARASSDVLALPDVDVSSAVRFIREHAASDITVDDVLAEVPLSRRPLEKRFRKVLGRSILTEIHRVRVERAAQLLVSTDLPMPAVAKASGFATYTRLGIVFRKINGCSPTEYRQRFRPSRLQDLPAGL
- a CDS encoding sodium/glutamate symporter; its protein translation is MNHPAMHAILLAAGLLAIGLLLRMRLRLLKWLYIPAAVVAGILGFALAQVFVNTAFAAQAPGVAAWGQSVLAEWQSWPATLIAVVFAGLLIERPRNAGSLASAARRGLRSGVLAWVIILGQLLIGLGVYALAVRPVNPDIPPTFGQLLEISWAGGHGSAAGMGAIYSAEGFPQGRDLAFFAATVGLIYGVISGLAFVNLAIRRGWVGQQKDQKTHDSGSELAVPQMDPDAAPTATPIPPAVAEPLVVAVIALAAAVAVGLGLKLAFLAIVGLVVNADDPIIRNQPIDYADNVPLFLFTLLGGWIVRRFAELTGTARYVDAVAIQRLVGVAMEFLIIAGLATMRMESISQFGWPLVLMLVLAAAWSAFCLLVLARALLPRAYWFELGLLNYGFSTANTPQGLMLLRIVDPDLRTRAAADYAIAAPLSAPFIGGGIVTFLVMPLLLNRIGLAPVMIVVSCILLALLALGRALARSRDE